In Salvia miltiorrhiza cultivar Shanhuang (shh) chromosome 4, IMPLAD_Smil_shh, whole genome shotgun sequence, the DNA window cgtttttatgttttattttcaatataaCATACTTATGCAGATAAAACTTGACTAGCCAATAATATAATGACAAATGTGATAAAGTTATTGATTCGTAAGGTTGGTCTGTGGGGCAGTCCGTGTAACTTAAAAGAAGACAAAGTAATGATATATCCATTGAGAAGTCTCAGAATTTTGGTTATCGTTAAGCAAGTCTCTGCTTCTTTGGGTGGGGACTAACTCTTCTCCTCACTGAGATCCATTTGGATACACACAACAGTTTCCTCCACCTTCTCGGTGAATCGCTGCTATTACCAACTATCTGAGACTCAGCTTCATCGTGGCGAGGACTGCAAGGCCAGGCGTGGATACATTGCATCGCAGCTTCATATATAACATTTACATCCTCATCATCCAAGGATGCAATTTGTGGACCCAAACCAGCTAGGTGCTGCTCTAGAGAGTTGAGATCATCAAAGGCCTTCACCTCCTTCCAGTTTTGGTAAGCAGATGCCAGCAGTTTCTCAGCATCAGCCTGTCATGAAATTCTTGGTTTAGAGTTGAATACACCTAGGAGAAGTTCAGCTTATCTCAAGTATATATTATATGCCTTTTGTTTTTCTGACAGTGACGGCGTGCTTGTGTAAGAGTAGTAGTAGCTTCCCCAACATAGTCCTAGCACGTCTCCTAGAATGTTGAACACCACGCCTGTCTTCTGCTTCGGATCTATGTAACAGTACATCCTTTCACTGCTTAGGCATGCTTTAGCATTCTTGACAATGGCCTCCCACTTCTTTGCAGGGCACTTGACAATCTACAATTAATAAGCCAGCAAACTAAGTTATATTCAAAACTCGAGAATCAAAATTTCAGCCCAAAATCTGCAAACCCTTTTGGCAAATAGTGGTAGAAAGGCAAGATCAGCCAGATTAGATTGATGCTTATGTGGACTGCAAAAATTTTCAACCAACGGTACAGAGCTTCGTTACTGACCTTAGATTAGGACAAGGAACATTCTTAGTTTGATCGAGGAGATGTGATTTGGCATCTGATGAGGCCGGATGGATTTGGAGATTACAAGATATTTATATCAACTAAGAAATGCAGCTAGTTTAATAACATGAATCAGAGTTAAGAAAAAAGAGACAAAAGGTTACACTCATGAGGCGTTGAGGATTTATGAGGAGCTGAATTAGGAAATCCTCCACGGTATAGATCTTGTTTTTGTGAAGACGTCCATTGATCTTACCACCTCTGCGAATACAAACTAACCTCGATACTTCATCAGATAGAAACGGGTTCTCGTGTTTAATGTAATCTGAAGATCAAGTAGAAGAAGAGTTACTCCCAAAACTTGTCATCATCAAGTAATGAATCAAGTAAACATACATTTGGCGCGGAAATCCTTGAGGGTGAAGGCCTCTGTCTTGGCTTCCTTGACGCGACAATCCCCAACAACCCTCGCGCCTAACTTGAACTCCGGTGGCTTTATCTTGCTCGCGCGGTGTCTGATCTTGACGTTCCTCACGACTGCAACGCCTCTGTGCAGCTGCAGAGCTACGTTGCCTGCAAGAATAGGCTGCTTTCCTTCCACAATGCTCGCGGAGAATTCTTCAGCCGTCCAGTCATCTCCTTGGGAAGCATCTGGCTTGCCTTTGAGAAGAAAGAGTTGGACATGTGCAGAGGCCTCTGGTTCATCGTCTACAACAACTCCTGCCACGTCATCAACAAGAGCCACCTCAATAGGAACATCTCCTTCTCCTCTGATCTCCTCGCCGGTCAAGATTGTTGGAGCAATGCCGTTCCTCAACTCCAGTTTCATCTTGCTCCGATTCCCATCTTGGAGATATCTGAAAATCAAACAAGGATCTATATTCAGTAATGAACACGGCATGATTCTTGATCAAGAAACAAGAGTTTCCTCTCTCACCTCTTGAATTTACCACGTATGCTCCTTTTCGTTGACTCAATCTCCTCTTCGACCTTGGCaaaaattctcaatttctcCGACTCCAACTCCTCTTCGACCTAAGCAGAATGTCACGCATCAAAAACAAAGAAATAGACACAGATATTGCAGGTTATGTAGCATCTACATGTGTTGAATACTTACAATTTGCATCAACTCATCCATCGACATCATGCTCTGATTAATCTGTTTGTTGTCCATCCCTGTCTCAACGGTGAGCATCAAAATATAGACAAAAGAGAGTGATCATTAAAGCGTGTGTTGACGCGTGTGCGCTAGCACCGACATCGCCCCACATGTGGCCAAAGATTAAATCTTGGTTTGTGTAGTGGTGTTCGtgttctttgtttttgtttttgtttttgttttttcttctgTTGTCTTTGTACCATATTTTTGGAATATATATTCAAACTACAGTATCTTAAAGCATTTTTATAATCTGGATTACCGTTTCCCAGAAATAGCGAGGAAACTACCTCATTTCCTGCAACAACAGAAAAAACCGACTACGGCAAAATCAAGAAAACTTGCTGCAAATCCATCTGTGGTGAAAGAGGAAAATTTCAACCTGGGTGAAGATTGTGTTGAAGTCAAAGATTGGAATTTGATAGCAACAGAAATGATGAGGAAACTGCAACAGCTAAGTCAAATTTTAACTAGCAAATGCACCAGTAGTTAAAGATTTCCCAATCATCTAATGAAGGAAAGATTTTCCAGATTGTGTTGGAGTCAAAGATTTCCAAATCTATATAGGATTTAACGGTGGCAGAAATGAGGAGAAACATATGCAGTAATAAACAAACATGGAAATTTCATTGTAGCATCTGCAGCAGACCTGCTCCAGCAAGCAACCAGAAGTCGGCAGACATGTTTAAGCaaattaaaaacaatataaTTTCTAGAAAAAATCAGTAACTCCATAACTCGGTTAACATATAAAATTTCACAACATTCATTTGAGACCATGATATTCTTCACTACTGTCTGGTCACATTGATGCTTCCACTGTTGCACTTACAGCCCTGCTTATTGTTCTAGAGAAAGATTCAAAGTAACGAATCTTGATTTAGTAAGAAAGATTCATATGCTATCAAAGTAGAGAAGGTTTATGTACGCCTTTTCCTTTTGTGACTGCAGTGTGCTTGTCCGAGAGTAGCAGCTTCCCGCAAATAGTCTTAGCTGCTTCGGTTCTATGTAGCACTGCTACTTGGCATGCTTAAAATGCCTCAAATTAGATTAGTTATCCGAACctgtttaattttataaatataagatgctacaaatttatatatttattcacgtttataatttatatactcaTATTCATCCCAAATTTGATTAAACAATTATTTTTCTACTCATTTATGTTTCAATCTCATATAGTAATAGCCACAATTTAAATGATAACTTAATAATCTCAGCATTTACTACCAAAAGATTGAAAATGTGCTACAATGTTATATTAAAACAATATTGACTAAATTTGCAGTTATGTAAAAATTTTAGGGTAATTGGCAAGAAAATACACAACCTTTGAACCAATTCTCATATTTCCCATGAGCTTTCAAGATTCTCAAAATAATTCACCAACTCTTTTGATTGTAGCAAACTTCCCCAACCAATTTTCTCATAATTAGAAATCAACCCCTCTAAAAACAAATATGCACAGAATAACCCCaaataaaatagatattttTGTTATTACAAAATTCAAAGCAAATGGTCcgacatgcttccgtaacacttcaaaattaatcaaaccatagatcaacattatacctttcgccgaatggtcaccttcaggagtcAGTCCTTGTTGCGTTTTACAGACCTTCCGCCCTCCAAGCTCtgtccaaccacgcactcgcaagagatggttgcaaccttcctccttcactgTGTTTCGACGTTGAATactttgttgaaaaatgaaagaaaaatttttactaaaccggaaaGTTGGGTAAAACTaagtgtttatagaggaattataaaatacttaatttatttcataaaattctccccaagggaggagacaaacttgtttagctactcatagtagctaatacttgtatacataaattaaaagaactaaaaacttaaaacaAAAACTTtgaatactaaaataaaaaaaaattacaaagataattttctagagagagagtgtagtGTGTGAAAGAGTTGTGAAATTTTCGATGATCTCTTCTCTCCAGAgcttgggtttatatagagttttgatcccctctataattgctgggtagttggccttggattccTTCCTCGTGGCCAGCTAGCTTGGAAAGTGatagccaccttcttttgtcggccctgattgccgacactagttagtgccttcacatggGAGTTGAACCTTCCTTTATCTCTTTGTGATAATGGTAGGTGAGGTCCAGCTACTTGATAATGCTGTGAGGGCCAGCCTGCAACTTTTCCACCATCCTTTGTCTTCTTTTGATGAGTGGAGCTCCTGTAGAATTACTCACTTTGGTTAGTGGGTTGTTGGCCTGCATTATTacccacccacttttgtcgtttttcttttagtgggtggtcctcctgtcctgagtcacatgactcccttttctttgtcgggccttttacttttttggtgcccgaggtgctcGTCCACGTAGAGTCTGGTGCTCCTCATGCTCGTCGGACCGGAATTTCTTTTTGTTAGGCTTTGGAAAGAAGCCTTTGCCGAACTCCGGTTCTTTCTGCGTGGGACACTCCACGCAGATGTGATCTACCCAATGGCCCaaatgagccatgttgcagaacTTGCGTCGGGTTTCTTTGCTTCCCGCCACCTTGTTGTGCCAGAGAGTCTGCCTTTTCTCTTCGAAGGCCTTCTCCGCGAAGCTTGTTGTTTTTCCTGTCATAGAATTTAACAGAAAAGATCCAAGTCATGCATTGTGAGAGAACTTGAATTGGTACtttactttgtccatctctgtgagacagactcatagtccccatgcacgtcttgtagagatttgatcctccgtaaagGTTGTGACAATGAAAACTTCATGATTTGGTGCCTTAATTCGGTTCAAGGCCTCCGTgtcaggtctccgaagcttaataaaATGGAAAGCTTCATGATTCCCCTTGCCTGCTGGTTCTGGGGCTGCACTGAGAAAGTATAGCTCCAGGACATCTCCCCGGTTAAGGGATGGGTTGTTCGACCAGGCATCATAGACGGTCTCTTGGATCCATCTTGGCAGACCCTTGATCTCGCTGAATGCTGGCGATACAGTATAAACTGAAGCTAATGCCCCGAATCCATACCATTCTTTGACCTCCTGAGGATTGGCTCCGGTGGTCATCCAGATGCGAGGATATTTTcccgcaacatcaacccggcaataaCTCGGATTAAGTCCCTTTCTGGTATTGATTTTCTCCCACCTGAACTGATACATCTGCCATacaggagaaatttcaataatattagtatcaatcttagatttgtCTGTCAacggcctaagattgatctctccctcttttaccccagaggtggtgggttgacatgttggttcgggcGGTGAAGCCGTAGCAACAATTTTTCCTTGAGGATCCGGTTTTAACACCTTAgcctcaggacttgtgctagaggtatttgaatcccctgctaccggTAATCTGGTCGGTACGGTAAGGCATGCTTCGATCATGGGAGCCATGATCCCGCGCAGGAGCGGCTTGTGGGTTGTCTCATTACGACTTAGCATCTTTTTGAGACATTCTCGTATTCGGTTAGACACTTTGGATTCATCATCCGATTGTATCCTTCccgcttgtttggcatggagtaagCACGCTTGTCATTtttgttgtagcatctccaggTTTTCCAGGAGCTGCCTCTGGTTCTCCATGATAgagtcaacctcagttggctccatcccttgttaagaaatctgcaagaacattatcatcagatttcaaaatgacaatatcaaattcataatattggcattcagcttgccatcttagtaatctagccttttcaggtttagattctatcttttttgttaagaaagctttaacattagtgttatcaactttcaaaacgaatttcttGGCGagtaagaatagcggccattttttaaatgCTTTTCTGACTGCATAAAATTCTTTCTCGTTAAtatgccatcgcacagcttcgttgTCGGAGaagagaccgctacagtatctgcaaggttcttctccataaggggtgattttTGTGAGCACGGCTGCCCACCAGGAATCACTTGCGTCTGTATAGAGGACTAGGtcatcctcatcttgtggtattgaaagttttgggagatttttgcaaatccctttcaacttcttcataccctctcgatgttcttccttccatatgaatggaacatctttcttcagtagtggactgaagacttttctgtgttctgcaaggttcttGATGAgcatccctgcaaaattgacaactccgagaaagctttggagctgcttcttttccttgagatcttCCGGGAAATTCTGGACCTTTTCTACAATATGGtcttgtagaattattccagattcatcgatctcaattcccaaaaactccatcttctgggtggctatgactgccttcttttcagacagtaCTAGTctttcttgttgacaaacatccgcaaatatctccagatgcctgacatgttcatgaatgtttcttgatgcaataagaatgtcatcaatataaacaaacataaatgaagaataatctttgaagagattatccatcttcctttggaatatctgaggcgcgttggctaaccccattggcatgacattccagacgtaatgtccttgtggagttgagaaggctgtgaacttcttactcccttcctccatgcgaatctggtagaatccgaatttgcaatcaaactttgagaatacatttgcacttctgatgcagttgataaggtgttctctactcgggatgaaatatccatcgaactcaagaatgtcattaatccctttataattaatgactaatcttggctttcctcgcttgatctccccatgatttcttaccagaaatccaggactgctgtaaggcgaattccctggttcgatcagcttcaaatcaaggtgttccttgattatactcctcatatactgttgatcttgagtattcatcaggataggtctgaatctcacgaactcatgctcctttccagttttaactttcaaggtggCTTTGAGTTGATTCTTGttccaccatgccaaaggatcctcgtgataacacttctggattcttctTTTGACATCAACTATGGACACATGTTCTTCTTCCctaatatctttgtgtgatatcaaggaaactttgaggatttgtgtttcttcctcggagagatctgggaatccctcagctctgcatttgagcagaacttctccgaatctcctttgattcttcatttgtggtctccggagtctgccatcatcaccacgcttgctgcgaaatttTAATGGCATCGAGCGATTAAATGCTCCttcgagcctttgcacaatgattttgtggtcacaattaGTCGTGAACACCAGCCTCCTCGCCTCATTGTCCTGTGTATATCGcttgaaggtttgcagaaaattattgccgaataatatatctgctccggtatcatggaaatatattggtggagtcttgaccttgtaccaaggtgtctgtccggCACCGCCAatcaatatttccgtctgttttactccttttgataggagcaaaatctttttggagaaatcccttcctgcaattcgaggcagttcttcttcaacttctgctggaaagactcatcgttttgctgtacagattcctgctcctgaatctacgtaagcagcaaaatattctgctttgaatttctcgtataacatccctacagagatgtatatcgagaatggacttgtcattggatcatcaatctTCTTCcgccgattgtgatctccattccatttgctttccatgaccatggttgaTATTGGTCAAGGAAATTGCGTCCTAGGATTAGGACAtcagcttcttgtccggcttggccttcgactTGTATTTCAAAGCCTCCGACCTCCAGTGTTCCGATATATCGGTTGCTTTCTGgattcgccaaataatacaacgtatTGCAAGGAAATTGATTTTTCCTTTCGGTTGTATCAATTCTTGTGGAAACccttctccatccttcgggacatttgagtttCACCCTCATGTCTGGAGCTGGTACTTCTTGTATTGCCCTTCTCTCATAGGAATGAGAGAAGCTTCTTGCTAAAGGCCTTGAAGTTAGCCTatctccttggaatgatagccttggtgctcccaatctCAGACTCTGTTCTTGGTTcagcacctgcttgtctcctaCATTGATGTCGATTTCCCTGATCTGGGGAATCTCtactcggtttggattgactgccttTGCTACCTCTTtaaatatttctggaatttcgataaattcttttcccagaaataactccgtgtgatgggaatttgataaggcatacgagacttgataagtcagcgagtatggcctatttccctTCGTCATAAGCTCCTTccttttgtagtcctgatagagtgtcagggctcgactaaaggatgaatcctgtagattataagcgatttgagGGTAGaattcggttataatcttcttggcataaaGATTGCCCGAGAAAGCTCCGAGAACTGCTTCTTTGGCATCTCTCAACCTCTTGTCGCAGAGTGcaacatcaattggttggtctgtcccggGAAAGAGAGCatatttgattaccaactgaattgctccaatatgaatccatttcatcgtactagCGACTTCTGGTTTCATTCTTTGGAGATCTCGCCGAATATTTTCAGCTGGAACAagctggatctccacctgattacttgtaatttcaattggaagcgccaacTCTCGACTGGTAACGCCGAAATAAACATGGTTCCTCCTTTTAAATGGAATCAAGCTGTGTAAAACTTGATTCAATCTCCCattagaaaacccttggtatgtttgtacctcctcggtttccttcttgagttttttcacgagttTTTTCACCACCTCCTCTTGTGGAATCAGGAAATTACTGgaaaatccattctgatcctccttctgggtgtgATAGACCTCGtgctcttctttagtctgactcgtctccggttgatccattgGTCCAATCCGAATCTTCAGAGCTAAAGACTTCTTCCTGTTCATATATGCTCtcgtcagaggatatatcttcgaattgatacacgggtatcaattcctggtgATAGAGGGCGTCTTCGATATCTGGTGTAGATTCGAACTTTCTTATccctcttttctcgttgtcCGGGCAATTCGTAGAAATGTGCCCCTTTGCTCCGCATGTCCAacagttgcaatccttgaaactttcatttgttttggcttgggtacgcctgaaagtttttcttgcCGGGATTCGCTTTTGAGATGAAAaccggtttcttgatggtccgctccgttggcctgatttgtaggagcgtgccttctgtctggtccacatagttcttggcttccaagaactccgcTTTGATCTTTTCTCATAGGGTTGATACATATGTTTCTTTCTGCTCCTccgttgatacagcaactcagctccaatctctgttggaagatcaatgctgtcgcacatcaatggagattttttattgagtcttctcaatttcttgagattcctctggtctgctGCCTTTTgacaccattcggacagcttcttgtgaacatatgacatccttcttgataCATTATCGAGAGGATAATCTCCTGGTGAtacgtactcgttgatgagcattttcctccatggactcggaaactttgtaaaaaagaggtccttggcggTTTGTTCATCAACtacccccatatggacatatagggcgTACAGGcacagaaattcatcgagagcttttggctcgaGCACCACCaaccttagattgtaaagtgcctgtcgatattttttgcgcttctcctctgctGATCcctcgaaaaaacccattccaagaaaatggattttGATATTATGGGTTGCATCTTCAAGGATTTCAGAAACCGATGTTTTGGAAAACAACTCATTCTTCTCCTTGATTTCTGCTTTATCCCAGAATTATTTTGCCATTCCAGCAAAACTCgcctcgaagattttgataaatttcTCTTTATCATACTCCATCGTGGCAATCACGATCTTCATtgctgaagcc includes these proteins:
- the LOC131021210 gene encoding calmodulin-binding protein 60 C-like, with translation MLTVETGMDNKQINQSMMSMDELMQIVEEELESEKLRIFAKVEEEIESTKRSIRGKFKRYLQDGNRSKMKLELRNGIAPTILTGEEIRGEGDVPIEVALVDDVAGVVVDDEPEASAHVQLFLLKGKPDASQGDDWTAEEFSASIVEGKQPILAGNVALQLHRGVAVVRNVKIRHRASKIKPPEFKLGARVVGDCRVKEAKTEAFTLKDFRAKYYIKHENPFLSDEVSRLVCIRRGGKINGRLHKNKIYTVEDFLIQLLINPQRLMSIVKCPAKKWEAIVKNAKACLSSERMYCYIDPKQKTGVVFNILGDVLGLCWGSYYYSYTSTPSLSEKQKADAEKLLASAYQNWKEVKAFDDLNSLEQHLAGLGPQIASLDDEDVNVIYEAAMQCIHAWPCSPRHDEAESQIVGNSSDSPRRWRKLLCVSKWISVRRRVSPHPKKQRLA